The following proteins come from a genomic window of Corynebacterium crudilactis:
- a CDS encoding DNA methyltransferase: protein MTSSSSSPLDSHLTLQHSSFLAERPLGADEDVHMLISTVDHVIKRCSAPGDLVFDPFAGFGTTLERALTLDRKALGIELLPERVDMVQSRLPDAHIIEGDARALVRVLRDHQVDTIIDSAQLILTSPPYMTINDHDADPLLAYEYGGGDYTRYLSELSLVAAQCAHIVKPGGFVVWNVANILYMGETTHLIRDCSEVLAKHLTPVGVTKINWDTYPHDFVADALLVFQRAL, encoded by the coding sequence ATGACATCCAGTTCATCATCACCTCTCGATTCTCATCTCACTCTTCAGCACAGTTCTTTTCTCGCAGAAAGGCCACTCGGCGCTGACGAAGATGTGCATATGCTGATCTCGACTGTCGACCACGTCATCAAGCGATGCAGTGCACCTGGGGATCTTGTCTTTGATCCATTCGCTGGCTTTGGTACGACACTAGAGCGTGCGCTTACGCTCGACCGTAAAGCACTTGGTATTGAGTTGCTTCCAGAGCGGGTCGATATGGTTCAGTCACGCCTTCCGGATGCACACATTATTGAAGGCGATGCCCGCGCTTTGGTGAGAGTACTCCGCGATCATCAGGTCGACACCATCATTGATTCAGCACAACTTATACTCACATCCCCGCCGTACATGACTATTAATGATCACGATGCAGATCCACTGCTTGCCTATGAATACGGCGGTGGCGACTACACACGTTATCTCTCTGAACTCAGCCTCGTCGCAGCGCAATGCGCACACATCGTGAAACCTGGTGGATTCGTGGTCTGGAATGTCGCAAACATCTTATACATGGGTGAGACCACGCATCTGATCCGCGATTGCAGTGAAGTGCTTGCGAAACACCTCACTCCGGTTGGCGTAACCAAGATCAACTGGGATACATATCCACATGATTTTGTAGCCGATGCACTATTGGTATTCCAACGAGCGCTATAA
- a CDS encoding DUF5701 family protein, protein MATATPPPTIAAQIEKLVDLGLPDLAGMTPAEFRELGASLPASNADSIVVIHPTLVSAALLAPLLHREGKTGFIVADMDDLAEFVPIEEVSIPAAPLYVIHSVDRGDDMSNWSPNEALSEILTRDRTPLTVNEGISWLLQHPDQLQPNWCFMTIASRKKKGKTLDSRTPAIWISGGTGRDGRANRDAPKVGWCWAGNRHTWLGFASADSREDIH, encoded by the coding sequence ATGGCCACTGCCACCCCGCCACCCACCATCGCTGCACAGATTGAGAAACTCGTGGATCTGGGTCTCCCCGACTTAGCTGGGATGACTCCCGCTGAATTTCGGGAGCTCGGCGCTTCACTCCCAGCATCCAATGCCGACTCAATCGTCGTCATTCATCCGACTCTGGTAAGCGCAGCGCTACTCGCTCCGCTTCTTCACCGAGAGGGAAAAACTGGGTTTATCGTCGCAGATATGGATGATCTAGCCGAATTTGTTCCGATCGAAGAGGTCTCGATTCCGGCAGCTCCACTGTATGTGATCCATAGTGTTGATCGTGGCGATGACATGTCTAATTGGAGCCCGAATGAAGCTCTATCCGAGATCCTCACGCGTGATCGCACGCCGTTAACTGTCAACGAGGGCATCTCTTGGCTTCTGCAACACCCTGATCAACTGCAACCAAACTGGTGCTTCATGACCATTGCTTCACGGAAGAAGAAGGGTAAAACGCTCGATTCCAGAACACCGGCTATCTGGATTAGCGGTGGCACAGGTCGCGATGGTCGCGCTAACCGAGACGCTCCAAAAGTTGGATGGTGTTGGGCTGGAAACCGTCACACCTGGCTCGGTTTCGCCTCAGCTGACAGTCGTGAAGATATCCACTAG
- a CDS encoding cyclophilin-like fold protein produces MSTAASRVLATIPLTLLCVGLTACGEAINTSEIPPLSTIERPSTQTPVPEPTREPLGETVEETLIQIRVDNQILHATLRNNPAANALLAQLPLTLEFADYGGQEVTAVLPHPIRMDGMPAADTARTGDLTYYAPDGVIVMNYTNVGRWNGIAQLGRIEGDLSTINSRSEPFTVTIERVG; encoded by the coding sequence GTGAGCACCGCGGCTTCCCGTGTGCTCGCCACGATTCCACTGACACTCTTATGCGTTGGGCTCACTGCTTGCGGTGAAGCAATCAACACATCTGAAATACCGCCGCTATCCACCATCGAACGGCCGTCAACTCAGACGCCAGTACCAGAACCCACACGTGAACCATTAGGAGAGACCGTGGAAGAAACACTCATTCAGATCAGGGTCGACAACCAGATACTCCACGCGACCCTCCGGAATAATCCGGCAGCTAATGCGCTGCTTGCCCAGTTGCCACTCACCCTTGAATTCGCTGACTATGGGGGCCAAGAAGTGACGGCGGTGCTGCCTCACCCCATCAGAATGGACGGCATGCCAGCTGCTGATACAGCACGCACCGGTGATCTCACCTACTACGCCCCAGACGGTGTCATCGTGATGAACTACACCAACGTTGGTCGCTGGAACGGAATCGCACAGCTCGGCCGAATCGAAGGGGATCTCTCGACCATCAATAGCAGGAGCGAACCATTCACCGTGACCATCGAACGAGTCGGGTAA
- a CDS encoding SDR family NAD(P)-dependent oxidoreductase — translation MIFYDFAGRTAFVTGAGSGMGADTARAFAHAGAAVALVDQEQGALDALTAELTGQGHRVLPVLADITDEDQVAAAVRHTVDMFGSLDMAFNNAGIMHAPVCTADETADAFDQVTAVNLRGVWASMKHELAQMQAQGSGTIVNCSSLGGLVGGAGRASYHAAKHGVLGLTKSAALEYAPLGIRVNAICPGTIDTPMVERMISGGELDLDDALAAIPMARLGRGEEIAAAVLWLASSASSYVTGVALPVDGAYTAQ, via the coding sequence ATGATCTTCTACGATTTCGCTGGACGTACGGCATTTGTGACTGGGGCAGGATCCGGCATGGGTGCAGACACCGCTCGCGCGTTCGCACATGCCGGTGCGGCAGTGGCACTCGTCGACCAGGAGCAGGGCGCGCTCGATGCGCTTACGGCCGAACTCACAGGGCAAGGGCATCGAGTGCTGCCAGTGCTCGCAGATATCACTGACGAAGATCAGGTGGCCGCAGCAGTACGACACACGGTCGACATGTTTGGAAGTCTCGATATGGCATTTAACAATGCCGGGATCATGCACGCTCCGGTGTGCACCGCAGACGAGACGGCAGACGCATTCGACCAGGTGACTGCGGTGAATCTTCGTGGGGTGTGGGCGTCAATGAAACACGAACTCGCACAGATGCAGGCCCAAGGGTCGGGCACAATCGTGAACTGCTCCTCCCTCGGCGGTCTCGTCGGCGGTGCCGGGCGTGCGAGCTACCACGCAGCCAAACACGGGGTGCTCGGTCTCACCAAAAGCGCCGCCCTCGAATACGCACCGCTCGGCATCCGGGTCAATGCCATCTGCCCCGGAACAATCGACACCCCCATGGTCGAACGCATGATCTCGGGCGGAGAACTCGATCTGGACGATGCCCTCGCAGCGATCCCGATGGCCCGCCTTGGCCGCGGAGAAGAGATTGCCGCAGCAGTGCTCTGGCTGGCAAGTTCTGCATCCAGCTACGTCACCGGAGTTGCCCTCCCGGTCGACGGTGCCTACACCGCGCAGTGA
- a CDS encoding helix-turn-helix transcriptional regulator yields MDNRAEVREFLTTRRARITPDHVGLPAGSNRRVAGLRRSEVATLAGVSVEYYTRIERGSISGASPEILDSIAKALLLDAAERAHLFDLAHAASPVARPPRRHNPKTWVPHESLQWALDAITAGPAFVRNGRMDILATNALARAFYNDVYNMPGQPGQPPNIARFTFLDDRAQDFYPDWDLFAEVTVAILRTEASRDQHNKDLHDLIGELSTRSDHFRRRWSAHNVRHHGTGSKTFRHTVVGELTLAFEGLEMAAEPGLTLTIYTAEPGSPSEEALRLLASWSATEFASPVVTPPLKHETFEGN; encoded by the coding sequence ATGGATAATCGAGCGGAAGTGCGCGAGTTTCTGACCACGCGTCGCGCCCGCATCACCCCAGACCATGTTGGGCTTCCCGCAGGATCCAATCGGCGCGTTGCCGGGCTACGCCGCAGCGAGGTTGCCACACTCGCGGGGGTGAGTGTCGAGTATTACACTCGCATCGAACGCGGCTCTATCAGCGGCGCATCCCCCGAGATCCTCGACAGCATCGCGAAAGCACTGTTGCTGGATGCAGCAGAGCGCGCGCACCTGTTCGATCTTGCTCACGCGGCAAGCCCGGTAGCTAGGCCGCCCCGACGTCACAACCCGAAGACCTGGGTCCCCCACGAGAGTCTGCAGTGGGCACTTGATGCAATCACCGCTGGCCCCGCGTTTGTGCGCAACGGACGCATGGATATTCTCGCCACCAACGCTCTTGCCCGCGCGTTCTACAACGATGTCTACAATATGCCCGGTCAGCCGGGGCAGCCACCGAATATTGCTCGGTTCACGTTCTTGGACGACCGAGCACAGGACTTCTATCCCGACTGGGATCTCTTCGCTGAGGTCACTGTCGCGATTCTGCGCACCGAAGCATCCCGCGATCAGCACAACAAAGACCTTCATGATCTCATCGGGGAACTCAGCACCCGCTCAGATCATTTCCGGCGTCGCTGGAGTGCTCACAACGTGCGTCATCACGGCACGGGGTCGAAAACGTTCCGTCATACTGTCGTCGGAGAACTGACTCTCGCTTTCGAGGGACTCGAGATGGCGGCAGAGCCCGGCCTGACCCTTACGATCTACACCGCCGAACCCGGCTCTCCCTCCGAAGAGGCACTGCGGCTGCTCGCCTCGTGGTCAGCCACGGAGTTCGCGAGTCCTGTGGTGACTCCGCCACTGAAACATGAAACCTTTGAAGGGAATTAA
- a CDS encoding dihydrofolate reductase family protein yields the protein MNRPYVIIHTHTSVDGNIDIMDLPGFYAGSQHYQDLALTPGKKVLGIDAYLNGKTSTEDNITHYRTPELNADAVQVPEGDYFAVSNAAMYYISIDPRGELAFDTNTFGYGGVPTHFIEVLTDAASNAYKDFLRRKQISYIIAGEQQVDYALMLHKLHGLGIKRLMVGGGGVINWSFLQNGLVDEVSSIIAPVANGDPNAHRFFTAREPYSTVQPVEFELTNVEVLGDSVVWLRYTPKPVSEVASS from the coding sequence ATGAACCGGCCATACGTCATCATTCACACGCATACCTCGGTCGACGGCAACATCGACATCATGGACCTGCCTGGCTTCTACGCCGGCAGCCAACATTACCAAGACCTGGCATTGACACCCGGCAAAAAAGTGCTGGGCATTGATGCCTATCTCAACGGGAAGACGTCAACCGAAGACAACATCACCCACTACCGCACACCAGAGCTGAACGCTGACGCGGTCCAGGTGCCCGAGGGTGATTACTTCGCGGTGTCCAACGCTGCAATGTATTACATTTCGATCGATCCGCGCGGAGAGCTCGCATTCGACACCAACACGTTCGGGTACGGAGGCGTGCCCACGCACTTCATCGAGGTCCTCACCGACGCAGCAAGCAACGCCTACAAGGATTTTCTGCGTCGCAAGCAGATCTCATACATTATCGCGGGCGAGCAACAGGTCGACTATGCGCTCATGCTCCACAAACTGCACGGTCTCGGTATCAAGCGCCTCATGGTTGGCGGCGGCGGGGTCATCAACTGGTCATTCCTGCAGAACGGGCTCGTCGACGAGGTGAGTTCGATCATTGCCCCCGTCGCGAACGGCGACCCGAACGCCCACCGTTTTTTCACCGCACGCGAACCGTACAGCACGGTACAACCGGTGGAGTTCGAACTCACCAATGTTGAAGTCCTCGGCGACAGCGTCGTCTGGCTGCGCTACACCCCGAAGCCAGTCTCTGAGGTTGCATCATCCTGA
- a CDS encoding type II toxin-antitoxin system Phd/YefM family antitoxin translates to MPTVTLSQFRNQQSDYIAVAQHEPVEITSRGSCVSRLL, encoded by the coding sequence ATGCCTACCGTAACCCTTTCGCAGTTCCGCAATCAGCAGAGCGACTACATTGCTGTTGCTCAGCATGAACCAGTTGAGATTACCTCTCGTGGTAGTTGTGTCTCCAGACTTCTTTGA
- the mutM gene encoding bifunctional DNA-formamidopyrimidine glycosylase/DNA-(apurinic or apyrimidinic site) lyase → MPELPEVEVVRRGLEKHMVGHTIVSASVLHPRAARNQLGGGLEIEANLVGLKVGAAKRRGKFLWLELIDEPSGDTLPDLGLLVHLGMSGQMLVKAPDAPPNSHLRAKVELDNGDEVWFVDQRTFGYWWLGELVDGVPARVTHIATDLLDPHADISRIAQNLKSRKSEIKRLLLNQEIVSGIGNIYADEMLWQAQIHPLQRADRLSLARLEELLLAGKEVMTKALAQGGTSFDALYVNVNGDSGYFSLSLNAYGQTGEPCDRCGSLIVRENFMNRGSHFCPRCQRNR, encoded by the coding sequence GTGCCTGAACTGCCTGAAGTTGAGGTCGTGCGCCGCGGCCTGGAAAAACATATGGTCGGACATACCATTGTGTCCGCCTCTGTGCTCCATCCCCGCGCTGCGCGTAATCAACTAGGTGGTGGCCTAGAAATAGAGGCCAACCTCGTAGGACTGAAGGTCGGCGCCGCCAAGCGACGCGGCAAATTCCTGTGGCTTGAGCTTATCGACGAACCCTCCGGCGACACCCTTCCTGATTTAGGATTGCTCGTCCACCTTGGGATGAGTGGTCAGATGCTGGTGAAAGCACCTGATGCGCCACCGAATTCGCATCTTCGCGCCAAAGTTGAATTAGATAATGGCGATGAAGTCTGGTTTGTTGATCAGCGTACTTTTGGTTATTGGTGGCTGGGAGAACTAGTCGATGGTGTGCCCGCGCGCGTGACACATATCGCCACAGATCTGCTGGATCCGCATGCTGATATCTCTCGCATTGCCCAGAATTTGAAATCTCGAAAATCTGAGATCAAGCGTTTGCTGCTCAACCAAGAGATCGTGTCTGGTATCGGCAATATTTATGCCGATGAAATGCTCTGGCAAGCCCAGATTCATCCCCTCCAACGCGCGGACAGACTATCTTTAGCCCGGTTGGAAGAGCTTTTGCTCGCAGGTAAAGAAGTGATGACAAAAGCCCTTGCACAAGGCGGCACATCTTTTGATGCACTGTATGTCAACGTTAATGGGGATTCTGGCTATTTCTCATTGTCCTTGAATGCTTATGGACAAACAGGTGAACCATGCGATCGCTGCGGCAGCCTCATTGTTCGGGAAAACTTTATGAACCGAGGCTCACATTTTTGCCCGCGCTGCCAGCGGAATCGGTGA
- the rnc gene encoding ribonuclease III, translating into MSRKKNRLTGVDALNEAFDAIDHQPLLDHLGVEIQRDLLVLALTHRSFANENGTLPNNERLEFLGDAVLGLSVANKLYEQYPSSPESDVSKMRASIVSRYGLADIAREINLGDHILLGKGELLTEGRGKDSILADTTEALLGAIFRQYGFEIARDVVLRLFAYKIDHASARGIHQDWKTTLQEELAQRKRPMAEYSATSVGPDHDLVFTAIVTLEGEEMGRGEGPNKKLAEQEAAHQAFRKLRESRA; encoded by the coding sequence GTGAGTAGGAAGAAGAATCGACTCACAGGAGTAGACGCCCTTAATGAAGCGTTTGATGCGATAGATCATCAGCCACTTCTGGATCATTTGGGTGTAGAAATCCAGCGTGATTTATTGGTGCTTGCCTTAACTCACCGCTCTTTTGCCAATGAGAACGGCACGCTTCCTAACAATGAGCGTTTGGAGTTCTTAGGAGACGCTGTCTTGGGTCTTTCCGTGGCAAATAAGCTCTATGAGCAGTATCCAAGCAGCCCGGAATCTGATGTTTCCAAGATGCGCGCTTCCATTGTCAGCCGTTATGGTCTGGCAGATATTGCCCGCGAAATTAATCTTGGCGATCATATTTTGCTGGGTAAAGGCGAGCTACTTACTGAAGGCCGTGGCAAGGATTCCATTCTTGCAGATACCACGGAAGCACTCTTGGGCGCGATTTTCCGCCAGTATGGTTTCGAAATCGCTCGTGATGTCGTGCTGCGTCTGTTTGCTTACAAGATTGATCACGCTTCTGCTCGTGGTATTCACCAGGACTGGAAAACTACACTGCAGGAGGAACTTGCTCAGCGCAAGCGTCCAATGGCGGAGTATTCTGCCACGTCCGTAGGCCCAGACCACGATCTGGTGTTCACCGCCATCGTGACTCTGGAGGGTGAAGAAATGGGTCGCGGCGAAGGACCGAACAAGAAGTTGGCTGAGCAAGAAGCTGCTCACCAGGCTTTCCGTAAGCTTCGGGAGTCCCGTGCCTGA
- a CDS encoding YceD family protein: MNSPFIFEVAALLRGSALPVLLTQSGPSPTRIGPEMIAIPEGGKVVVEAQIIPLGGGLAVEADVEAQLVGQCSRCLRELTPTKSLHVSEVFSADPDFITGEDAPDDIDELPVVNNDKIDLLQSVLDEAGMSLPFNPVCAQLGYGACENDDVPAPDGESEESEGEEKVDPRWAGLEKFL, from the coding sequence ATGAACTCTCCTTTTATTTTTGAAGTCGCCGCACTCCTGCGTGGAAGTGCACTTCCGGTACTACTCACCCAATCTGGTCCAAGCCCGACCCGAATTGGCCCGGAAATGATCGCGATCCCCGAGGGCGGAAAAGTTGTTGTAGAAGCCCAGATCATCCCACTGGGTGGCGGACTGGCCGTGGAAGCAGATGTCGAAGCACAGCTGGTTGGCCAGTGCTCCCGTTGCCTCCGCGAACTCACCCCAACGAAGTCTCTTCATGTGTCTGAGGTATTTTCTGCTGACCCAGATTTCATCACCGGCGAAGACGCTCCAGATGATATTGATGAGCTTCCTGTAGTCAACAATGACAAGATTGATCTACTTCAATCTGTCCTTGATGAAGCAGGTATGAGCCTGCCGTTTAACCCTGTGTGCGCACAACTGGGTTATGGCGCATGTGAAAACGATGATGTGCCAGCTCCAGATGGAGAATCTGAAGAATCAGAAGGTGAAGAAAAAGTTGATCCTCGCTGGGCAGGCTTGGAGAAGTTCTTGTGA
- a CDS encoding DivIVA domain-containing protein has protein sequence MYKVFEALDELVQTVQRAYGVPMTGNCVVPRQEVLALLDDLRDALPAELDDAQDVLDHRDGVIRDAQDNAAAVVDEAENEARNLLARATEESDAMIEDATNHAHSVVGKANDTADRIVSDARREANSTTERAQAESERLVNSGNDAYRRAVSEGQAEQDRLVSEAEIVRRSTEESHRIIDAAHADSNKLRNECDEYVDSKLSEFETSLSTTLRSVTADRSALRRGAGATGREPREEQPVVRGEYERDYARDYDREDRGERSYDRDY, from the coding sequence ATGTACAAGGTCTTTGAAGCATTGGATGAATTAGTTCAAACCGTACAACGCGCATACGGCGTTCCCATGACTGGAAACTGTGTGGTTCCACGTCAGGAAGTGCTCGCACTCCTTGATGATTTACGTGATGCACTTCCTGCTGAACTAGATGATGCACAAGATGTATTGGATCACCGTGATGGCGTCATCCGTGATGCGCAAGATAATGCAGCAGCGGTGGTTGATGAAGCGGAGAATGAAGCTCGCAATCTTCTTGCACGCGCAACTGAAGAATCCGACGCGATGATCGAAGACGCCACTAACCATGCGCATTCTGTGGTTGGGAAAGCGAATGATACCGCTGATCGCATTGTCAGCGACGCACGTCGAGAAGCAAATAGCACCACCGAGCGTGCTCAGGCGGAATCTGAGCGCCTCGTGAATTCCGGCAATGATGCTTATCGTCGTGCTGTTTCAGAAGGCCAGGCAGAGCAAGATCGTTTAGTCAGTGAAGCAGAAATTGTGCGTCGCTCCACAGAGGAATCACACCGCATCATTGATGCTGCACATGCTGATTCCAACAAATTGCGCAATGAATGTGACGAATATGTTGATTCGAAGCTTTCTGAATTTGAAACATCCTTGTCTACCACGTTGCGTTCTGTCACAGCTGATCGTTCTGCACTGCGCCGTGGTGCAGGTGCAACTGGTCGGGAACCACGCGAAGAGCAGCCTGTAGTACGTGGTGAGTATGAGCGTGATTATGCACGTGATTACGACCGCGAAGACCGTGGTGAGCGTTCTTATGATCGCGATTACTAG
- a CDS encoding ABC transporter ATP-binding protein, giving the protein MVNIRSLLRDIPSVGWLITALIVVRTIVMALVIIGLGSLIDAPVLSTMWWLGAGVLIAAALLFTEAILPQRLRARTEAAWRQQLAQKNLSLSSTGASSRDDAQLITLATESASKASTYTVLFLGPFFAAFLAPIAVILVIGIAISWPVAGILSIGLCLIPGVLSWARSMLKGAGAGYGRASAQLAGVFLESVRTLGTTLVLDATDSRRQLITKKAEQMRAQVMSLLYRNQLMILVTDGTFGIATTAVAAVLASAGFSAGSLTLGQAVALMLLSRLVIDPVNRMGRTFYTGMAGKPSLLAINRALATRPEHRPDEDLDQAPLQDGDMVIKNLNISRDETPIVHDFSVSIPARSHVAIVGPSGAGKSSLALSLAGLLDFSGDIFLGEHRCSSQELRALVSFVPQSPTLFTGTIANNIDLARTGADSSMIHAELLGKELSADLKVGETGTSVSGGQAARISIARGLLKQSRIIVLDEATAQLDYANAQQVRHTAKSLECTLIEITHRPSEALDADVVVVLEDGRISAIDTPENVAQHNAFFQKAVSEEHQ; this is encoded by the coding sequence GTGGTGAATATCCGTTCCCTACTTCGTGATATCCCTTCAGTGGGCTGGTTGATTACGGCACTAATTGTGGTCCGCACCATTGTCATGGCTCTTGTCATCATTGGTCTGGGATCACTCATTGACGCTCCTGTGCTGTCCACAATGTGGTGGCTAGGTGCGGGTGTGCTCATAGCTGCTGCACTGTTGTTTACAGAAGCCATACTCCCCCAACGATTGCGTGCACGTACAGAAGCTGCATGGCGGCAACAACTTGCCCAGAAAAATTTGAGCCTTTCTTCCACTGGCGCCAGTTCCCGCGATGACGCACAACTGATCACCTTGGCCACGGAATCCGCTTCCAAAGCGTCCACATACACCGTGTTGTTTTTAGGGCCATTTTTCGCGGCTTTCCTTGCCCCTATTGCAGTTATCCTTGTCATCGGCATCGCCATCTCTTGGCCTGTTGCTGGCATTTTAAGCATCGGACTGTGCCTTATCCCTGGGGTGCTTTCCTGGGCACGAAGCATGCTTAAAGGTGCTGGTGCTGGCTATGGCAGAGCGTCTGCGCAGCTTGCTGGAGTATTTCTAGAATCAGTACGAACATTGGGCACCACATTGGTATTAGATGCCACGGATTCACGTCGGCAGTTGATTACCAAAAAGGCAGAGCAGATGCGTGCTCAAGTGATGTCCTTGTTGTATCGAAATCAGCTGATGATTTTAGTAACAGATGGCACCTTTGGCATTGCCACAACTGCGGTGGCAGCGGTCTTGGCAAGCGCAGGTTTTTCTGCTGGATCACTCACTCTCGGCCAAGCCGTTGCTCTGATGTTGCTGTCCCGCTTAGTCATCGATCCGGTTAACCGCATGGGACGAACTTTCTACACCGGCATGGCTGGAAAGCCTTCTTTATTGGCAATTAATAGAGCACTTGCCACACGTCCAGAGCACAGGCCGGATGAAGACTTAGACCAAGCACCCCTGCAAGATGGCGATATGGTGATTAAAAACTTAAATATTTCTCGTGATGAAACACCCATTGTGCATGATTTCTCTGTATCAATTCCTGCCAGATCGCATGTGGCAATCGTTGGTCCCAGTGGTGCCGGAAAATCCTCTTTGGCTTTAAGCCTGGCAGGTTTGTTGGACTTTAGCGGAGATATTTTCCTTGGGGAACATCGCTGCTCATCACAAGAGTTGCGGGCTTTGGTGAGCTTTGTTCCACAATCCCCCACCCTATTTACCGGCACCATTGCCAACAACATAGACCTTGCCCGCACTGGCGCTGATTCCTCCATGATTCATGCGGAACTCTTAGGAAAAGAACTATCAGCAGATCTCAAAGTCGGTGAGACGGGAACGTCCGTCTCTGGTGGCCAAGCAGCACGCATTTCTATCGCACGAGGATTACTCAAACAATCCCGCATTATCGTTCTCGATGAAGCTACTGCCCAATTGGATTACGCCAATGCTCAGCAGGTGCGGCACACCGCAAAATCTCTAGAGTGCACCCTGATAGAAATCACTCATCGGCCATCAGAAGCGCTCGATGCAGATGTAGTTGTTGTGCTAGAAGATGGACGCATTTCCGCCATTGATACACCAGAAAATGTTGCTCAGCATAATGCATTTTTCCAGAAAGCAGTCTCGGAGGAACACCAGTGA